A section of the Papio anubis isolate 15944 chromosome 4, Panubis1.0, whole genome shotgun sequence genome encodes:
- the TAS2R16 gene encoding taste receptor type 2 member 16 yields the protein MIPIQLSVFFMIIYVLESLTIIVQSSLIVAVLGREWLQIRRLMPVDMILISLGISRFCLQWTSMLNDFCFYFNFNYVLCNLTITWTFFNVLTFWLNSLLTVFYCIKVSSFTHPIVLWLRWRILRWLPWLLLGCLMITCVTIIPSAIGNYIQIQFLTMEHPPRNSTVIDRLQKFHQYLHQAHTVALVIPFILFLASTILLMASLTKQIQHHGTGHCNPSMKAHFTALRSLAILFIVFTSYFLTILITMIGTLFDKRCWLWVWEAFVYAFIFMHSTSLMLSSPTLKRILNGKC from the coding sequence ATTGTTGCAGTGCTGGGCAGAGAATGGCTGCAAATCAGAAGGCTGATGCCTGTGGACATGATTCTCATCAGCCTGGGCATCTCTCGTTTCTGTCTACAGTGGACATCAATGCTGAAcgatttttgcttctattttaattttaattatgtactttGCAACTTAACAATCACCTGGACATTTTTTAATGTCCTTACATTCTGGTTAAACAGCTTGCTTACCGTCTTCTACTGCATCAAGGTCTCTTCTTTCACCCATCCCATCGTTCTCTGGCTGAGGTGGAGAATTTTGAGGTGGCTTCCCTGGCTATTACTGGGTTGTCTGATGATTACTTGTGTGACAATCATCCCTTCAGCTATTGGGAATTACATTCAAATTCAGTTTCTCACCATGGAGCATCCACCCAGAAACAGCACTGTAATTGACAGACTTCAAAAGTTTCATCAGTATCTGCACCAGGCTCATACAGTCGCGTTGGTTATTCCTTTCATCCTGTTCCTGGCCTCCACCATCTTGCTCATGGCATCATTGACCAAGCAGATACAACATCATGGCACTGGTCACTGCAATCCAAGCATGAAAGCGCACTTCACTGCCCTGAGGTCCCTTGCCATCTTGTTTATCGTGTTTACCTCTTACTTTCTAACCATACTTATCACCATGATAGGTACTCTATTTGATAAGAGATGTTGGTTATGGGTCTGGGAAGCTTTTGTCTATGCTTTCATCTTTATGCATTCCACTTCACTGATGCTCAGCAGCCCTACATTGAAAAGGATTCTAAATGGAAAATGCTAG